From Saccharomyces paradoxus chromosome III, complete sequence, a single genomic window includes:
- the GBP2 gene encoding single-stranded telomeric DNA-binding/mRNA-binding protein (Poly(A+) RNA-binding protein~similar to YCL011C) has translation MERELGMYGNDRSRSRSPVRRRLSDDRDRYDDYNDISRNSDNGNRRQRRDRGSRFNDRYDQSYGGSRYHDDRNWPPRRGGRGGRGGNRSFRGGRGGGRGRTLGPIVERDLERQFDATKRNFENSIFVRNLTFDCTPEDLKELFGTVGEVVEADIITSKGHHRGMGTVEFTNNESVQDAISKFDGALFMDRKLMVRQDNPPPEAAKEFSKKATREEIDNGFEVFIINLPYSINWQSLKDMFKECGHVLRADVELDFNGFSRGFGSVIYPTKDEMIRAIDTFNGVEVEGRVLEVREGRFNKRNNNDRYNQGREDLGDTRDAEPDLVQDVTVQIDETAAKFTEGVNPGGDRNCFIYCSNLPFSTARSDLFDLFGPIGKINNAELKPQENGQPTGVAVVEYENLVDADFCIQKLNNYNYGGCSLQISYARRD, from the coding sequence ATGGAAAGAGAACTAGGAATGTACGGCAATGATAGGAGTAGATCAAGATCACCTGTACGTCGTCGTTTGAGCGATGATCGCGACAGATACGATGATTATAACGATATTAGTAGAAATAGTGATAATGGCAATCGTCGCCAGAGACGTGACCGAGGCTCCCGTTTCAATGATCGATACGACCAAAGTTACGGTGGCAGCCGTTACCACGATGATAGAAACTGGCCTCCTCGCCGAGGAGGCCGTGGTGGTAGAGGGGGAAACAGATCATTCAGAGGGGGACGCGGTGGCGGTAGGGGTCGTACTTTGGGCCCAATTGTTGAAAGAGACTTAGAAAGGCAATTTGATGCGACCaagagaaattttgaaaacagtATTTTTGTGAGAAACTTAACCTTCGATTGTACCCCTGAAGACCTTAAAGAATTGTTTGGTACGGTGGGCGAAGTCGTAGAAGCTGACATTATTACATCAAAGGGCCATCACCGTGGTATGGGGACTGTAGAATTTACCAATAACGAATCTGTTCAAGACGCCATATCGAAGTTCGACGGTGCGCTTTTCATGGATCGCAAGTTAATGGTAAGACAGGATAATCCTCCTCCTGAAGCTGCCAAGGAATTTTCTAAGAAAGCTACTAGGGAAGAAATAGATAACGGGTTTGAAGtattcatcatcaatttaCCGTATTCTATAAATTGGCAATCCTTAAAAGATATGTTTAAAGAATGTGGTCATGTCTTACGTGCCGATGTTGAATTGGATTTCAACGGATTTTCAAGAGGATTCGGATCCGTCATCTACCCTACCAAAGATGAAATGATCAGAGCTATCGATACATTCAATGGTGTAGAAGTGGAAGGTAGAGTTTTGGAAGTTAGAGAAGGCCGTTTCAATAAGAGAAATAACAATGATCGTTATAATCAAGGGCGCGAAGACCTTGGAGATACAAGGGATGCTGAACCAGATCTTGTGCAAGATGTCACCGTCCAGATTGATGAAACTGCAGCAAAGTTCACTGAAGGTGTCAACCCAGGTGGGGATAGAAATTGTTTCATTTATTGTAGTAATTTACCATTCTCAACAGCAAGAAGTGATTTATTCGACTTGTTTGGACCTATCGGCAAAATTAATAACGCGGAGTTGAAACCACAAGAAAATGGCCAACCGACTGGTGTTGCTGTTgtagaatatgaaaatttaGTAGATGCAGATTTTtgtattcaaaaattaaataattATAATTATGGTGGTTGTAGTTTACAGATCTCTTATGCCAGACGTGATTAA
- the SGF29 gene encoding Sgf29p (Component of the HAT/Core module of the SAGA, SLIK, and ADA complexes~similar to YCL010C): protein MDGYWDVVVSSLQDIYNANEVIPFDDDLQTKKLNFLNMSKDQLQLHLTTFQEHMENVNRVHRILDNVRSNLSLMLNQPREEKSEENAEDIEEGEGTGMPSSQGKKAVGKVGRSYWTSEYNPNAPILVGSEVAYKPRRGSADGEWIQCEVLKIVADGTRFEVRDPEPDELGNSGKVYKCNWKELLLIPPGFPTKNYPPGTKVLARYPETTTFYPAIVIGTKRDGTCRLRFDGEEEVDKETEVTRRLVLPSPTISANLARK from the coding sequence ATGGACGGATATTGGGATGTTGTGGTGTCATCCTTGCAAGACATATACAATGCTAACGAGGTCATTCCATTCGATGATGACTTGCAAACGAAAAAACTAAACTTCCTTAATATGTCAAAGGATCAGCTGCAATTGCATCTCACCACTTTTCAAGAACACATGGAAAACGTCAACAGAGTGCACCGCATCCTTGACAATGTGCGTTCCAATTTGTCCTTAATGTTGAATCAGCCACGAGAGGAAAAGAGTGAGGAAAATGCTGAAGATAtagaagaaggagaaggGACGGGTATGCCATCGTCGCAAGGCAAAAAAGCTGTGGGGAAAGTTGGCAGATCGTACTGGACCAGTGAGTACAATCCAAATGCACCTATTTTGGTGGGCTCGGAGGTTGCTTATAAACCCAGAAGGGGCAGTGCCGATGGCGAATGGATACAATGTGAAGTGCTCAAAATAGTAGCAGATGGTACACGGTTTGAAGTGAGAGACCCTGAACCTGATGAATTAGGCAATTCAGGCAAGGTCTATAAATGTAATTGGAAGGAATTATTGTTGATCCCACCAGGATTTCCCACCAAAAACTACCCGCCAGGTACTAAGGTTCTGGCAAGATATCCTGAAACTACTACTTTTTATCCTGCAATTGTCATCGGAACCAAGAGAGACGGCACTTGCAGGCTTCGATTTGACGGCGAAGAAGAAGTGGACAAGGAGACAGAAGTCACCCGCCGCCTAGTACTTCCTTCGCCAACGATTTCGGCCAACCTAGCAAGGAAATAG
- the LDB16 gene encoding Ldb16p (similar to YCL005W), translated as MFVVDWSVQLCIGVMAPLFRALVQLPLSIFVWNGFQLVALPINIPLRLFLGTSLNRLVAHTSTVDFYVVLTLFQYLAVLCAFGSIIGLIFGFVLGVFHSICGVPSVYISLEWKRWFAPVRTVLERASNTIVNIMRGQTIAPIPMPKPKPMHTSNSSKKQFHDEVGVDDTTITHDANGYITPCQTPTNEKIQHYNNDSFNTTTTDDEPTDIWDRSDTYQNSFATNETLMSLSNRAKLRRNISDADIVNIKILRRNSR; from the coding sequence ATGTTTGTGGTGGATTGGAGCGTGCAGTTATGCATAGGAGTGATGGCTCCTCTCTTCCGTGCCCTCGTGCAACTGCCTTTGTCAATTTTCGTATGGAATGGGTTCCAGCTTGTGGCATTGCCTATCAATATTCCACTGAGGTTATTTCTGGGAACGTCGCTGAACCGTTTAGTTGCGCATACAAGCACAGTAGACTTCTATGTAGTTTTGACGTTGTTTCAGTATTTAGCTGTGCTATGTGCTTTTGGCAGTATAATAGGGCTCATCTTCGGATTCGTGTTGGGTGTGTTCCACTCAATCTGCGGGGTACCCAGTGTATACATCAGTCTAGAATGGAAACGGTGGTTTGCGCCGGTACGTACGGTCCTTGAACGTGCCTCCAATACTATTGTCAACATCATGCGAGGACAAACCATTGCACCAATACCTATGCCTAAGCCTAAGCCCATGCATACATCAAATTCTAGCAAGAAACAATTCCATGATGAGGTTGGAGTTGATGATACGACCATAACACATGATGCTAACGGCTATATCACCCCTTGCCAAACGCCTACTAACGAAAAAATCCAGCATTATAATAATGATTCATTCAACACGACCACCACAGACGACGAACCCACTGATATTTGGGATAGATCCGACACCTACCAAAACTCATTTGCCACCAATGAAACTTTGATGTCTCTCTCTAACAGAGCTAAACTTCGAAGAAATATTAGTGATGCGGACATCGTTAATATAAAGATTTTACGAAGGAATTCTAGGTGA
- the VMA9 gene encoding H(+)-transporting V0 sector ATPase subunit e (similar to YCL005W), protein MAPKNNQAVWRSTVILTLAMMFLMWAITFLCQLHPLVAPRRSDLRPEFAE, encoded by the exons ATGGCCCCAAAGAACAACCAAGC TGTTTGGAGGAGTACAGTGATTTTGACATTGGCCATGATGTTTTTGATGTGGGCCATTACGTTTCTATGCCAGCTCCATCCCTTGGTGGCTCCACGCCGGTCAGATTTGAGACCTGAGTTTGCAGAATAA
- the ILV6 gene encoding acetolactate synthase regulatory subunit (Regulatory subunit of acetolactate synthase~similar to YCL009C), with translation MLRSLLQSGHRKVVASSCATMVRCSSSSTSALAYKQMHRHAARPPLPTLDTPSWNANSAVSSIIYETPAPSRQPRKQHVLNCLVQNEPGVLSRVSGTLAARGFNIDSLVVCNTEVKDLSRMTIVLQGQDGVIEQARRQIEDLVPVYAVLDYTNSEIIKRELVMARISLLGTEYFEDLLLHHHTSTNAGAADSQELVAEIREKQFHPANLPASEVLRLKHEHLNDITNLINNFGGRVVDISETSCIVELSAKPTRISAFLKLVEPFGVLECARSGMMALPRTPLKTSTEEAADEDEKISEIVDISQLPPG, from the coding sequence ATGCTGAGATCGTTATTGCAAAGCGGCCACCGCAAAGTGGTTGCTTCTTCATGTGCCACTATGGTGCGTTGCAGTTCCTCGTCGACCTCCGCGTTGGCTTACAAGCAGATGCACAGACACGCAGCAAGGCCCCCCTTGCCCACATTAGACACTCCTTCCTGGAATGCCAACAGCGCCGTTTCATCCATCATTTACGAGACACCAGCACCTTCCCGTCAACCAAGAAAACAACATGTCTTGAACTGTTTGGTGCAAAATGAACCCGGTGTCTTGTCCAGGGTCTCGGGTACGTTAGCTGCCAGAGGCTTTAACATTGATTCGTTGGTCGTTTGCAATACTGAGGTCAAAGATCTAAGTAGAATGACCATTGTCTTGCAAGGACAAGACGGCGTCATTGAGCAAGCACGCAGACAAATCGAAGACTTGGTCCCCGTTTATGCCGTCCTAGACTATACCAATTCCGAGATCATTAAAAGAGAGCTAGTCATGGCCAGAATCTCTCTATTGGGTActgaatattttgaagatctACTATTGCACCACCACACCTCCACCAATGCTGGCGCCGCCGACTCCCAAGAATTGGTCGCCGAAATCAGAGAAAAGCAATTTCATCCTGCAAACTTGCCCGCCAGTGAAGTATTAAGGTTGAAGCACGAGCATTTGAACGATATCACCAACTTGATCAACAACTTCGGAGGTCGTGTCGTTGACATCAGCGAAACAAGCTGTATCGTGGAATTATCTGCGAAACCCACACGTATCTCTGCCTTCTTAAAGTTGGTTGAGCCATTCGGTGTCCTAGAGTGTGCAAGAAGCGGTATGATGGCATTGCCAAGGACTCCATTGAAGACAAGCACCGAAGAAGCTGCcgacgaagacgaaaagATCAGCGAAATCGTCGACATTTCTCAACTGCCACCTGGTTAG
- the STP22 gene encoding ubiquitin-binding ESCRT-I subunit protein STP22 (Component of the ESCRT-I complex~similar to YCL008C), with protein sequence MSANGKISVPEAVVNWLFKVIQPIYNDGRTTFHDSLALLDNFHSLRPRTRVFTHSDGTPQLLLSIYGTVGTGGNGSSPNSIPVIMWVPSMYPVKPPFISIDLENFDMNTISSSLPIQKYINSNGWIALPIVDCWDPAAMNLIMVVQELISLLNEPAEDRVPSLPPKPNTQLQLARTTPPLPPKPKSSHLKPPLPPPPPPQPPSNALDLMDMDNTDISLTNHHEMLQNLQSVVNELYREDIGYVADKILTRQTIMQESVARFHEMIAVDKNHLRAVEQAIEQTMHSLNAQIDSLTAERAKVQQFGSTSRVDDEDVNSIAIAQTDGLNQLYNLVAKDYALTDTIECLSRMLHRGTIPLDTFVKQGRELARQQFLVRWHIQRITSPLS encoded by the coding sequence ATGTCTGCAAACGGCAAGATCTCTGTTCCCGAGGCAGTGGTCAATTGGCTGTTCAAGGTCATCCAGCCCATTTATAACGACGGAAGAACAACTTTCCACGATTCTTTGGCGCTACTGGACAATTTCCATAGTTTAAGGCCAAGAACAAGGGTATTTACGCACTCCGACGGCACTCCGCAATTGCTGTTATCCATATATGGTACCGTTGGAACTGGTGGGAATGGCTCATCTCCTAATAGCATCCCTGTGATCATGTGGGTGCCTAGTATGTACCCGGTAAAACCTCCCTTTATAAGTATAGACTTGGAAAATTTCGACATGAACACCATCAGTAGTTCCTTGCCcattcaaaaatacatTAACTCTAATGGCTGGATCGCACTGCCTATAGTCGACTGTTGGGATCCTGCCGCGATGAACCTTATAATGGTCGTACAAGAATTAATCAGTCTCTTAAATGAGCCGGCGGAAGATCGCGTGCCCAGTCTACCGCCCAAACCCAACACACAGCTCCAACTGGCGCGAACCACTCCCCCACTACCCCCGAAGCCCAAGTCCTCACACTTAAAACCGCCATTGCCTCCACCTCCACCACCTCAACCGCCATCCAACGCACTGGACCTTATGGACATGGACAATACGGATATTTCCCTAACCAACCATCACGAAATGCTACAAAACTTACAATCCGTAGTCAATGAGTTATACAGAGAGGATATAGGCTATGTAGCGGACAAGATACTGACGAGACAGACCATTATGCAAGAATCTGTCGCCAGATTTCATGAAATGATCGCCGTCGACAAGAACCATCTACGAGCCGTTGAGCAGGCTATCGAGCAGACCATGCACTCGCTAAATGCGCAGATAGACAGCCTGACCGCCGAAAGGGCCAAAGTCCAACAGTTTGGCTCCACGTCGCGTGTCGACGACGAGGACGTGAACTCTATAGCAATAGCACAAACAGATGGACTCAATCAGTTGTACAACCTCGTTGCCAAGGACTACGCTCTCACAGACACCATTGAGTGTCTATCTAGGATGCTGCACCGTGGCACCATCCCCCTCGATACTTTTGTTAAGCAAGGACGTGAGTTAGCACGCCAGCAATTCCTTGTGCGATGGCATATCCAACGAATCACCTCACCGTTATCGTGA